From the genome of Pseudonocardia sp. EC080619-01:
CGTGGGCGTCGAGGACGGACCGGACCTCGTCGAACTTCGCGGCGTCGAAGCCACTGGTCCCGACGACCGCCGCGACCCCGCGCGAGACGCACGCCCGCACGTTGTCCAGCGCCGCACCGGGGTGGGTGAAGTCGACGGCGACGTCGGCGCCGTCCAGCGCGGCGAGGTCGTCGCCCGCGTCGAGGGCCGCCACCAGCTCGGTGTCCCCGGCCGCCTCGACCGCACGGCAGACCTCGCTGCCCATCCGGCCCTCCGCGCCGAGCACCGCCACCCGGATCGTCCCGCTCACCCGCACACCTCGTTCCCAGATCTTCTGACCGACGTCGTGACCGCAGGCGAGTCTAGGCAGTGCCGCTCAGCCGGCGACGAGCCCGCCGATCCACACCGCCGTCGCCAGCATCCCGGCGGCGAGCTCGATGAGGATGCTCCACCCGACGGCGGTGAGCGCCTCCTTCGCCGATCGCCAGGCCGTCGCGGCGTCCGGGAGCCGCACCAGCTCGGCCAGCCACACCCCGAGCACGAACCCGAGGAACAGCCCGACCACCGGGACGACGAAGAACCCGACGACACCGAGCAGGAGGCCCGCGAGCAGGGTCCGGGTCGGCACCCCGGACGCCTTGAGCCGGCGGCCGGGGAGCAGGTACTTCGCGACCTGGCCGATCACGGTGACCAGCACGGCGAGACCGAGCACCCACCAGCCGACGGCGTCGCCGCGCGGCACCGCCCACACCGCGATCCCGCCGACGATCAGTACGGGGCCGGGGAGCACCGGGAGCACGATCCCGGCCAGCCCGACCGCGATCATGAGGCCGGCGAGGACGGCGAGCCAGGTCATGGCCCCACCCTGCCAGGTCGTGATCGACCCCGGCTCACAGGTCGCGCAGGGACCCCGGGAGAGCGGACTCGTCGTCGTAGGGACCGACGACGGCGGCGGTGAGCGGCTGGTCCAGCAGACCCGCGGCCAGCGCCGCGACCTCCGCCGGGGTGACGGCCTCGATGCGGGCCAGGCTGTCGGTCAGCGACCGCTGGCGCCCGTGGTCGAGCTCGGCCCGGCCGAGCCGGTTCATCCGGGACGCGGTGTCCTCGCAGCCCAGCACCAGTCCCCCGCGCAGCGCGCCCTTGGCCCGGGTCACCTCGGCCTCGGTGAGCCCGCCCCCGGCGACCTCGGCGAGCACGTCACGCACGACGGCCACGACCTCGCCGAGCCGCTCCGGTGCGCAGCCGGCGTACACCGACAGGGCACCGGCGTCGGCGTAGCGGGCGACCGAGGAGTAGACCTGGTAGGCCAGCCCGCGCTGCTCACGGACCTGCTGGAACAGCCGCGACGACAGGCCGCCGCCGAGCGCGTTGTTCAGCACCGCGAGCACCGGCAGCCCCGGGACGTGCCGGCCCGCGGCCGGGACGCCCAGCATCACGTGTGCCTGCTCGGAGTCGTCGGGCTGCAGGCCGAGCGCACCGGAGCGGGCCGGGCGCACACCGGTGGCGGCGCGCGGCGGGACGGCGACGGCGTCGGCGTGGCCGTTCGCCGCGGGTGCCAGCGCTGCGGCGACGAGTTCGGCGAGCCGGTCGTGCTCCAGGTTCCCGGCGGCGGCGACGACCATCCGTGGCGTCGTGTACTCCCCGCGCCAGAACGCGTGCAGCGTCTCCCGGCTCATCGCCCGGACGGACTCCTCGGACCCGATCACGGGACGGCCGAGCGGGTGCGACCCGAACAGGGTCTCGTCGAACAGGTCGCCGAGCAGGTCCTCCGGGTCGTCGTCGCGCATCGAGATCTCCTCGAGCACGACGCCCCGTTCCAGCTCGACGTCGGTGCGGGCCAGCTCGGCGTCGGTGACGACGTCGGCGAGCAGGTCGACCGCGAGCGCCACGTCGGTGTCGAGGACGTGCGCGTAGTAGCAGGTGTGTTCCTTGGCGGTGAAGGCGTTCAGCTCACCGCCGACGGCGTCCATCTCCTCGGCGATCCCGGCCGCGGTCCGGCGCCGGGTGCCCTTGAAGAGCAGGTGTTCCAGGAAGTGTGCGGCACCGGCCTGCTCGCCGGTCTCGTCGACCGAGCCGATGCCGATCCAGATGCCGACGGCGACCGAGCGGACCCCGGGCACCGTCTCCGTGACCAGCCGGACGCCGCCGGGCAGCTCGCTGCGCCGCACCGCGTCCGGGGTCGCGAGATCGGCGGGCACGCGGGCGGCGGCCCGGGAACCCTGGGGTTCCCGGGCCGCCGCCCTGGAGTCGTGCGCGTCCGCCAACGGATCAGCTCTGGTTCGCGGCCTCGGCCTCAGCCGGAGCCTCGGCGCCGGTCTCGGCGTCCGCCGGGGCCTCACCGTTCTCCCCGCCCTCCTGGACCGGGACGAGGCTGATCTTGCCGCGGTTGTCGATGTCGGTGACCTCGACGCGGATCTTGTCGCCGACCTTGCAGACGTCCTCGACCTTGCCGATCCGCTTCCCGTTGCCGAGCTTCGAGATGTGGATCAGACCGTCCTTGCCGGGGACCAGCGAGACGAAGGCACCGAAGGCGGCGGCCTTGACCACCGTGCCCAGGAACCGCTCGCCGACCTTCGGCAGCTGCGGGTTGGCGATCGCGTTGATCATGCCGATCGCCTCCTCCGCGGAGGGGCCGTCGTTCGCACCGACGTAGATCGTGCCGTCGTCCTCGATCGAGATGTCGGCGCCGGTCTTCTCGGTGATCGAGTTGATCATCTTGCCCTTCGGGCCGATGACCTCGCCGATCTTGTCGACCGGGACCTTCACCGCGGTGACCCGCGGCGCGTACTTGGACATCTCGTCCGGGCCGTCGATGGCCTCGCCGATCACCTCGAGGATGGTCAGGCGGGCGTCCTTGGCCTGGCTCAGGGCGGCGGCCAGCACCTCGGACGGGATGCCGTCCAGCTTGGTGTCCAGCTGCAGCGCCGTCACGAAGTCCTTGGTGCCGGCGACCTTGAAGTCCATGTCGCCGAACGCGTCCTCGGCGCCGAGGATGTCGGTCAGCGCGACGTAGCGGGTCTGGCCGTCGACCTCGTCGGAGACCAGGCCCATCGCGATGCCCGCGACCGGCGCCTTCAGCGGCACACCGGCGTTGAGCAGCGACATCGTCGACGCGCAGACCGAGCCCATCGAGGTGGACCCGTTGGAGCCCAGCGCCTCGGAGACCTGGCGGATCGCGTAGGGGAACTCCTCGCGGTCCGGCAGGACCGGGAGCAGCGCCCGCTCGGCGAGGGCGCCGTGGCCGATCTCGCGGCGCTTCGGCGACCCGACGCGGCCGGTCTCACCGGTGGAGAACGGCGGGAAGTTGTAGTGGTGCAGGTAGCGCTTGGAGGTCTCCGGACCGAGCGAGTCGATCGTCTGCTCCATGCGCAGCATGTTCAGCGTGGTGACACCCAGGATCTGGGTCTCGCCACGCTCGAACAGCGCCGAGCCGTGCGCCCGCGGGATGACCTCGACCTCGGCCGAGAGCGGCCGGATGTCGGTCAGGCCGCGGCCGTCGATCCGGACCTGGTCGGTCAGGATCCGGCGGCGGATGAGCTTCTTGTTGAGCGCGCGGAACGCGTTGCCCAGCTCGGACTCGCGGCCGGTGAAGCGCTCGCCCAGCTTCTCCAGCACCGACGCCTTGATCTCGTCGGTGCGGGTCTCGCGCTCCTGCTTGCCGGCGATGGTCAGCGCCTGCGCCAGCTCCTGCTCGACGGCCTCGGTGACGGCCTCGAGCGCGTCCGGCTGGTAGGCCGGGAACACCGGGTAGTCGGCGGTCGGCTTGGCCGCGACGTCGGCGAGCTGCTGCTGCGCGACGCACAGCGAGCGGATGAAGGGCTTCGCGGCCTCCAGGCCGTCGGCCACGACGTCCTCGGTCGGGGCGTTGGCGCCGCCGTCGACGAGCTCGATCGTCTTCTCGGTGGCCTCGGCCTCGACCATCATGATCGCGACGTCGTCGCCGACGACGCGACCCGCGACGACCATGTCGAACGCGGCGCGCTCGAGCTGGTCGTGCGTCGGGAAGGCCACCCACTGGGTGTCGGTGCCGGTCTCGTTCGCGATCAGCGCGACGCGGACGCCGCCGACCGGGCCGGAGAAGGGCAGGCCCGCGAGCTGGGTGGACGCCGACGCGGCGTTGATCGCCACGACGTCGTAGGGGTCCTTCGGGTCGAGCGACATGACCGTCACGACGACCTGGATCTCGTTGCGGAGACCGTCCACGAAGGACGGGCGCAGCGGCCGGTCGATGAGACGGCAGGTCAGGATCGCGTCGGTGCCGGGGCGGCCCTCGCGGCGGAAGAACGAGCCGGGGATCCGGCCCGCCGCGTACATCCGCTCCTCGACGTCGACCGTCAGGGGGAAGAAGTCGAACTGGTCCTTCGGCCGCTTCGAGGCGGTCGTGGCGGACAGCAGCATGGTCTCGTCGTCCAGGTACGCGACGACCGAACCGGCGGCCTGGCGGGCGAGCCGGCCGGCCTCGAACCGGACGGTGCGCGTGCCGTAGGCACCGTTGTCGATGACGGCGGTGCTCTCGTGCACGCCGTCCTCGCTGATGACGTCAGTCATGCGGGGGTGATCTCCTCGTCGTAGGGAGTTGTCTCTGCGTCCCCACCACCGACGACGTCCGGGGCGATCCCCTGCTGGGCCGGTCTTCGATCGAAGCCCCCGGCAACTCGTGCTCCCGGGAGCCACTACCGAGGACCGGCGGACGTCCGTCCGCCGGCGCGCGGTGGGCTTCTGTTCAGTTGTGTCGGTTCAGTTGTACCGCGTGGGATGCGGAACGACCCGGCACCGGAGTCCGGTGCCGGGTCGCCGGCGGGTCAGCGGCGCAGACCCAGCTTCTCGATCAGCGCGCGGTAACGAGCCACGTCGACGGCGCGCAGGTACTTGAGGAGCCGGCGACGACGACCGACCAGCAGCAGCAGGCCGCGCCGGCTGTGGTGGTCGTGCTTGTGCTCCTTCAGGTGCTCGGTCAGCCCGATGATGCGCTGCGTCAGCAGCGCCACCTGGGCCTCGGGGGACCCGGTGTCGGTGGCGTGGGTGCCGTACTTCTCGAGCGTGGTCTTCTTCTCGGCGGTGGACAGTGCCACTGCGTCTCCTTCATCTCGTGGACGGTCCGCGGGGCCGTACCGTTCGCGACCCCGGCCGGGACGGCCGGTGGAACGGCAGGTGGTCGGTCGCGGCCGCCGCGGACTGCAGCCGGACCCGGGGAGAAACGGTACCAGCGACGACATCGCCCGCCGTCGCCGACCCGCGCACCTCAGCGCCCTGCTCCACCGGACGGGACCGTCAGCCGTACCCGGTGCACCGGGGTGTAGCGCGGGCCCGGGTCGCTGCGCACCAGCAGCACCTCGTCCGCCGTCCACCAGGGCCCCGGCCGGACGCCGCCGGCGCCGGTCAGGGCGTCCGGCCGGGGCCGGTCGGCGGGCCGCCTGCGGGCGAGTGTGAGGTGCGCCCGGAACGACGACGGGTCGGCCCCGGCCCGGGCCGCGAGGTCGTCGAGCACACCGCCGGGCTCGACCCCGGCCCAGACGACGCCGGGGAAGGTGCCGGTCCCCGCGATCCGCAGCCGCGGCGCGGGCACCCCGGCGAACGCCGCGTCGAGGGCCGCGGCCCGCGCGTCCGGGTCGTCGTCGCCGTGGAAGCACAGGGTGAGGTGCCAGGTGCCGGGATCCACCGGCCGCCACGCGCCGTCCGGGTGCCAGGGGAGTGCGGACGCCAGCTCCGTCGCGAGCGCGTCGACCGCCGCCGGGGGCGGCCACAGCGCGGTGAACAGCCTCATCCCGCTCCGTCCTCCCGGCGGCCCGCCCCGATGCCACGGACGAGCACGGCTGCGGCGATCGAGGGCGACGGTATCCGGTGGAATCGCTGCCTCGGGCAGCGATTCCCCGCATGCGGCGCTGCCCGGCGGGGCCTCGCGACCGTCGGGTGACGCGGGGCGTTCCGCCGCGGGTGACCTCCTTCCGTGAGATCGCTTCCCCGAGAAGCGATCTCGCAGCACCCCTCATCTCCGCGACGCCGCCGCCCGCCGGAGCACATCGGCGATCTCCGGGAACGACGGGTCCAGCTCCGCCGCGGCCGCGACGAGGCGGGCCGGCGCGGAGACGCCGCGCAGCGCGTCGTCAGCGGTCGGCGCGGAGGCGGCCGGCCGTCGCGGGTGCGGCACCACTGCCGTGCGGACCGGAACGACCGGCGCGCCTGACGCACCCGGGACGACCGGGGCGCCGCCCGGGAGGCGATCGGGGCCGGCGAGGCCCGGGCCGGCAGCACCGCAGCGGCAGTCCCCCGCCGGCACCGGCCCCCAGGGCACCGCGGACCCGGACCGGACGCGGTCCAGCAGCGTCTCGATCTCACCGGGCGGGACCGGACCGCGCGCGACCCGGCGGTCGAGCGCCACCATCCGGCCGAGCACCGCGGGATCACCGATCTTGACCCGCCGGGCGCCGGACAGCTGGGACAGCATCGCCGGGCTCAGCCCCAGCGCCGACGCCAGCCGCGCCTGCGTGATCCCCAGCCCGGAGGTCAGCCGGCGTACCCGCTCCCCCAGCGGCTCGCCGTAGATCTCGCGCTGCCGCGCGCGGTTGCCCGCCACCTGGTCACCGGGACGATCGTCCATGCCGCGATCCTGCGGCCGTCCCCGTCGCGCCCGGGCCGGATCGGAACGGGTAGGGGACTTCCACTCAGCCCGGCGCGTTCGGCCCCGGTCCGGTGGGGGGATCCCCGTCCGGTCCGGTCGCATCGCCGGCGGCGACGAGCGTCGTCCGGCTGTCCTCGACGTCGCGGGTCATCTGGGCGATGAGCGGCTCGATGCCGTCGTAGTGCTCCTGACCGCGCAACCGGGCGACGAACTCGACGCCGACCTCGTGGCCGTAGAAGTCCTCGTCGACGTCGAGCACGTAGGCCTCGACGGTGCGCACCCGCCCGGAGAAGGTCGGGTTCGTCCCGACCGAGATCGCGGACTTCAGCCGCCGGTCGCCGATCCGGAACCAGCCGGCGTAGACCCCGTCGGCGGGGACCGCGGTGTGCGGCGGGCAGGCCACGTTGGCCGTCGGGAAGCCCAGGTCCCGGCCCCGCTTGTGGCCGTGCACGATCACGCCGTCCACCCGGTGCCAGCGGCCCAGCGCGCGGGCGGCGTCGCGGACCGCGCCGGCGTCGATGCAGGACCGGATGTAGGTCGACGAGAAGGTGATGTGGTCGTCGGAGATGAGGTCCACCGCCTCGCAGACGAAGCCGAACCGGCGGCCGAGCTCGTGCAGCGTCGTGACGTCGCCGGCGGCCTTGTGCCCGAAGGTGAAGTTGCGTCCCACGACGACGACGGCCGCGTGCAGCCGGTCGACCAGGATCTCGTGCGCGAACCCGGCCGGCGCCATCCGGGACAGCTGCTCGGTGAAGGGGATGACGCAGAAGACGTCCGCACCGGCCTCGGCGACGAGCTCGGCGCGCCGGTCCAGCGTGGACAGCCGCGCGGGGTGCGTCCCGGGGCGCACGAGCTCGGCCGGGTGCGGGTCGAACGTCACGACGACCGCGGGGAGCCCCCGGTCCCGGGCGAGCTCCACGGCCCGGGCGATGAGCTGCCGGTGCCCGCGGTGCACCCCGTCGAACACCCCGACGGTGACGACGCAGCGTCCCCAGCCGGGCGGGACGGCCTCCAGACCACGCCAGCGCTGCACGGCGGCGAGCCTACGGAACCGGTGACCGCCCCGCCCCACCGGCCGCCGGGGATCAGCCGGCCGGGGCCAGCACGACCACCGGGCGCGCG
Proteins encoded in this window:
- a CDS encoding DUF456 domain-containing protein, with translation MTWLAVLAGLMIAVGLAGIVLPVLPGPVLIVGGIAVWAVPRGDAVGWWVLGLAVLVTVIGQVAKYLLPGRRLKASGVPTRTLLAGLLLGVVGFFVVPVVGLFLGFVLGVWLAELVRLPDAATAWRSAKEALTAVGWSILIELAAGMLATAVWIGGLVAG
- a CDS encoding pitrilysin family protein; this encodes MPADLATPDAVRRSELPGGVRLVTETVPGVRSVAVGIWIGIGSVDETGEQAGAAHFLEHLLFKGTRRRTAAGIAEEMDAVGGELNAFTAKEHTCYYAHVLDTDVALAVDLLADVVTDAELARTDVELERGVVLEEISMRDDDPEDLLGDLFDETLFGSHPLGRPVIGSEESVRAMSRETLHAFWRGEYTTPRMVVAAAGNLEHDRLAELVAAALAPAANGHADAVAVPPRAATGVRPARSGALGLQPDDSEQAHVMLGVPAAGRHVPGLPVLAVLNNALGGGLSSRLFQQVREQRGLAYQVYSSVARYADAGALSVYAGCAPERLGEVVAVVRDVLAEVAGGGLTEAEVTRAKGALRGGLVLGCEDTASRMNRLGRAELDHGRQRSLTDSLARIEAVTPAEVAALAAGLLDQPLTAAVVGPYDDESALPGSLRDL
- a CDS encoding polyribonucleotide nucleotidyltransferase is translated as MTDVISEDGVHESTAVIDNGAYGTRTVRFEAGRLARQAAGSVVAYLDDETMLLSATTASKRPKDQFDFFPLTVDVEERMYAAGRIPGSFFRREGRPGTDAILTCRLIDRPLRPSFVDGLRNEIQVVVTVMSLDPKDPYDVVAINAASASTQLAGLPFSGPVGGVRVALIANETGTDTQWVAFPTHDQLERAAFDMVVAGRVVGDDVAIMMVEAEATEKTIELVDGGANAPTEDVVADGLEAAKPFIRSLCVAQQQLADVAAKPTADYPVFPAYQPDALEAVTEAVEQELAQALTIAGKQERETRTDEIKASVLEKLGERFTGRESELGNAFRALNKKLIRRRILTDQVRIDGRGLTDIRPLSAEVEVIPRAHGSALFERGETQILGVTTLNMLRMEQTIDSLGPETSKRYLHHYNFPPFSTGETGRVGSPKRREIGHGALAERALLPVLPDREEFPYAIRQVSEALGSNGSTSMGSVCASTMSLLNAGVPLKAPVAGIAMGLVSDEVDGQTRYVALTDILGAEDAFGDMDFKVAGTKDFVTALQLDTKLDGIPSEVLAAALSQAKDARLTILEVIGEAIDGPDEMSKYAPRVTAVKVPVDKIGEVIGPKGKMINSITEKTGADISIEDDGTIYVGANDGPSAEEAIGMINAIANPQLPKVGERFLGTVVKAAAFGAFVSLVPGKDGLIHISKLGNGKRIGKVEDVCKVGDKIRVEVTDIDNRGKISLVPVQEGGENGEAPADAETGAEAPAEAEAANQS
- the rpsO gene encoding 30S ribosomal protein S15; this translates as MALSTAEKKTTLEKYGTHATDTGSPEAQVALLTQRIIGLTEHLKEHKHDHHSRRGLLLLVGRRRRLLKYLRAVDVARYRALIEKLGLRR
- a CDS encoding 2'-5' RNA ligase family protein, with the translated sequence MRLFTALWPPPAAVDALATELASALPWHPDGAWRPVDPGTWHLTLCFHGDDDPDARAAALDAAFAGVPAPRLRIAGTGTFPGVVWAGVEPGGVLDDLAARAGADPSSFRAHLTLARRRPADRPRPDALTGAGGVRPGPWWTADEVLLVRSDPGPRYTPVHRVRLTVPSGGAGR
- a CDS encoding helix-turn-helix domain-containing protein; translated protein: MDDRPGDQVAGNRARQREIYGEPLGERVRRLTSGLGITQARLASALGLSPAMLSQLSGARRVKIGDPAVLGRMVALDRRVARGPVPPGEIETLLDRVRSGSAVPWGPVPAGDCRCGAAGPGLAGPDRLPGGAPVVPGASGAPVVPVRTAVVPHPRRPAASAPTADDALRGVSAPARLVAAAAELDPSFPEIADVLRRAAASRR
- a CDS encoding bifunctional riboflavin kinase/FAD synthetase, with product MQRWRGLEAVPPGWGRCVVTVGVFDGVHRGHRQLIARAVELARDRGLPAVVVTFDPHPAELVRPGTHPARLSTLDRRAELVAEAGADVFCVIPFTEQLSRMAPAGFAHEILVDRLHAAVVVVGRNFTFGHKAAGDVTTLHELGRRFGFVCEAVDLISDDHITFSSTYIRSCIDAGAVRDAARALGRWHRVDGVIVHGHKRGRDLGFPTANVACPPHTAVPADGVYAGWFRIGDRRLKSAISVGTNPTFSGRVRTVEAYVLDVDEDFYGHEVGVEFVARLRGQEHYDGIEPLIAQMTRDVEDSRTTLVAAGDATGPDGDPPTGPGPNAPG